In Fundulus heteroclitus isolate FHET01 chromosome 17, MU-UCD_Fhet_4.1, whole genome shotgun sequence, the following are encoded in one genomic region:
- the shank3b gene encoding SH3 and multiple ankyrin repeat domains protein 3 isoform X5, with protein sequence MDGGSLERSHMPLSPTADTKHDRPRQQAVTNGNPTGSAVARDDDGEDTPPGNNIVVRIGIPDLQQTKCLRLDPELPVWTSKQRVLVTLTQSLSDVLNYGLFQPAFNGRAGKFLDEERLLKEYPLPPITPIPYLEFRYKRRVYTQSYVDDKQLAKLHTKANLKRFMEHVHQKNAEKVAKWLEKGLDPNFHDSDSGECPLTLAVQLEDSCELIKVLRSGGAHLDFRTRDGITALHRAVLCRNSAALTTLLDLGASPDYKDSRGLTPLYHSAMVGGAPYCCELLLQDHATIGITDENGWQEIHQACRYGNVQHLEHLLFYGANMSSQNASGNTALHLCALYNQDSCARVLLFRGANKDIKNYNNQTAFQVAIIAGNFDLAEIIKIHKTSDVVVPFRETPSYTKRRRAGATRTSAGNGLSSPRSLIRSASDNALESPASSPGPSLQSLETHHDTHTHSLRRHPRRLSPSGGGHVETSPPSSPPPTPQMRKRRLYSAVPGRTFIATRSHVPQGPGEIQLHRGERVKVLAIGEGGFWEGTVKGRTGWFPADCVEEVQMRQYDPRLETREDRTKRLFRHYTVGSYDNYTSYSDYVIEEKTAVLQKRESEGFGFVLRGAKAETPIEEFAPTPAFPALQYLESVDQGGVAWRAGLRTGDFLIEVNGTDVVKVGHRQVVSLIRQGGSRLLMKVVSVSRKSETNLIRKKAPPPPKRAPSTSLTLRSKSMTADLEEIARRRRYEKLDEMLAGGQQEVVLRGRPSDDFRAATVKQRPTSRRITQAEINSLFERQGLVPPSAPEKSTMPLPRGMSRTKSFGAPEDDRISALIHESRFPRSSSLTDSSIPPPPQMAPPPPPSASSTSSLYLHDSGPPPSFLPPPPPARGEGLTRSSFKPGAEPRLQELSDARSHAHAERQRKARSMIILQDTPPPPGLQQDGHATGSTHTLHTATQTSTLSIHGAGPALGHSPLSRRRGRPIENPYANVGHQAPPSKPQRRKSPLLKQLPVEEQGLGIKDHDPSKSDGGGLMSPSRAELYQQQVLSERARVQGRRSSLFLSVEGSGSDHQAPPLLTQSHSMDDLGELPPPAPVLSPSPTPHTFLHPLTGKPLDPSSPLALALAARERALTARTPSPEPRIKHTSASTTPVPTPAASPETRHKRIPFTTPQSSPEPRSKRTSPQTSPEQRTKHTTPQTSPELRHKRITPPLFPDGQVERPETEGGVTSPAAPSPERWRPSPLPALANESHGALIDRRRSLTVGSSEEEGGAYTVTLPPALLSSSDEETREELRRIGLVTPPPAFASPPPPPPPPSSLSLLPRRGGEGGGESGPESLGKRDEEEGGDERLHDSSLSPSSLPPSITLASPPAPTSPSSPPAAHPSPSSAATSPSALKPRLRSPIGRGRSALRDPLLKQSSDSELLPSAASSSSPSSPLCSSPTSGSSRQPRYLFQRRSKLWGGGDDERRGLSPEEGRPAALGGQSSGSAVDLTARSASALELSGRAGSGLDLANRLQLLNKDSHSLGEEPSPLDPGRRSPVGGARLFSSLGELHTISQRGYGASYTVRPGSRYPVTRRSPSPSPSPSDRSMGLGSSPTASSERPDLSSGRGLTILKSSSLSLPSEPKEVRFVMRSASARTRSRSPSPSPHASPCPSPVLSGPLLALRPWRQRPLNLWNKYDVGDWLESMGLAEHRQRFQEHEIEGSHLPALTKEDYVELGVTRLGHRINIERALRQLLDSST encoded by the exons CCACATGCCTCTGAGTCCGACCGCTGACACCAAACATGATCGCCCGCGGCAACAGGCGGTTACTAACGGCAACCCAACAGGCTCTGCTGTCGCCAGGGACGACGACGGGGAAGACACGCCCCCTGGAAACAACATCGTGGTCCGAATCGGGATCCCGGACCTGCAGCAGACG AAGTGTTTGCGGCTGGACCCAGAGTTACCAGTTTGGACCAGTAAGCAGAGGGTTCTGGTGACGTTGACTCAGTCTCTGTCGGATGTTTTGAACTATGGTCTCTTCCAGCCGGCGTTCAACGGCCGAGCCGGAAAGTTTCTGGACGAGGAGCGCCTGCTGAAGGAGTATCCTCTTCCCCCCATCACGCCCATCCCGTACCTGGAG TTTCGCTATAAGAGGAGAGTTTACACACAAAGCTACGTAGACGACAAGCAGCTGGCCAAGCTGCACACAAAG GCAAACCTGAAGCGATTCATGGAACATGTTCACCAGAAGAACGCAGAGAAAGTGGCCAAATGGCTGGAGAAAGGTCTGGACCCCAACTTCCACGACTCAGACAGCGGAG AGTGTCCTCTGACTCTGGCCGTCCAGCTGGAGGACAGCTGCGAGCTCATCAAGGTGCTGCGCAGCGGAGGAGCTCACCTGGACTTCAGGACCAGAGACGGCATCACGGCTCTGCACCGGGCCGTCCTCTGCAGGAACAGCGCCGCCCTCACG ACCCTGCTGGACCTGGGAGCGTCTCCGGACTACAAGGACAGCAGAGGCCTGACCCCGCTCTACCACTCTGCCATGGTGGGCGGCGCCCCCTACTGCTgcgagctgctgctgcaggaccacGCCACCATCG GGATCACTGACGAGAACGGCTGGCAGGAAATCCACCag GCGTGCCGCTACGGTAACGTGCAGCACTTGGAGCACCTGCTGTTCTACGGCGCCAACATGAGCTCCCAGAATGCCTCAGGAAACACTGCACTACACCTGTGTGCCCTGTACAACCAG GACAGCTGCGCCCGAGTTCTGCTGTTCAGAGGAGCCAATAAGGACATAAAGAACTACAACAACCAGACGGCCTTTCAG GTGGCGATCATCGCCGGGAACTTTGATCTGGCAGAAATCATCAAGATCCACAAAACGTCTGACGTTG TAGTTCCCTTCAGAGAAACCCCCTCCTATACCAAGCGCCGCCGGGCCGGCGCCACCAGAACATCAGCCGGCAACGGCCTCTCGTCTCCCCGCTCTCTGATTCGCTCAGCTAGCGACAACGCCCTGGAAAGCCCCGCCTCCTCCCCTGGCCCCTCCCTCCAGAGCCTAGAGACGCACCACGACACGCACACGCACTCACTGAGACGCCACCCGCGCCGCCTCAG CCCGAGTGGGGGAGGTCATGTGGAGACCAGCCCTCCCTCCTCACCTCCCCCCACTCCacagatgaggaagaggaggcttTACAGTGCGGTGCCGGGACGCACCTTCATAGCCACCCGGTCACACGTCCCCCAGGGGCCCGGGGAAATCCAGCTGCACCGGGGAGAGAGAGTGAAAG TGCTCGCCATCGGTGAAGGAGGCTTCTGGGAGGGAACCGTTAAAGGCAGAACCGGCTGGTTTCCTGCCGACTGCGTGGAAGAAGTCCAGATGAGACAGTACGACCCCCGACTGG AGACGAGAGAGGATCGGACCAAGAGGCTCTTCAGACACTACACCGTGGGCTCCTACGACAACTACACCTCCTACAG CGACTACGTGATCGAGGAGAAAACAGCCGTGCTCCAGAAGAGAGAAAGCGAAGGATTCGGCTTCGTTCTCCGAGGAGCTAAAG CTGAGACGCCCATCGAGGAGTTCGCTCCCACGCCAGCGTTTCCTGCTCTGCAGTACCTGGAGTCGGTGGATCAGGGGGGCGTGGCCTGGAGGGCGGGGCTAAGGACCGGAGATTTCCTCATAGAG GTGAACGGCACCGACGTGGTGAAGGTGGGTCACCGGCAGGTCGTGTCTCTCATCCGTCAGGGCGGAAGTCGGCTGCTGATGAAAGTCGTCTCGGTTTCCAGAAAATCGGAAACCAACCTGATCAGGAAGAAAG CCCCGCCTCCTCCGAAGCGAGCGCCCAGCACCTCGCTGACCCTCCGGTCCAAGTCCATGACGGCCGACCTGGAGGAGATAG CCAGGAGGAGACGTTACG AGAAACTGGATGAGATGCTGGCCGGAGGTCAACAGGAAGTGGTGCTGAGGGGCCGCCCGTCAGACGACTTCAGAGCGGCGACGGTCAAACAGCGGCCGACCAGCCGCCGCATCACACAGGCCGAGATCAAC TCTCTGTTTGAGCGCCAGGGTCTGGTTCCCCCCTCCGCTCCAGAGAAGAGCACCATGCCTTTACCCAGAGGGATGTCCAGAACCAAGAGCTTCG GAGCGCCAGAGGATGACAGAATCTCGGCTCTGATCCATGAGAGCCGTTTTCCACGGAGCTCCTCTCTGACGGACAGCTCCATCCCGCCTCCTCCTCAGATGGCTCCGCCCCCACCTCCTTctgcctcctccacctcctcgcTTTACCTCCATGACTCCGGCCCACCTCcatccttcctccctcctccgCCCCCGGCTCGAGGGGAGGGGCTAACCCGCTCCAGCTTCAAGCCGGGGGCGGAGCCGCGGCTGCAGGAGCTCTCGGACGCCAGGAGCCACGCCCACGCCGAGCGGCAGAGGAAGGCGAGGTCCATGATCATCCTGCAGGACACCCCCCCACCGCCGGGGCTTCAGCAGGACGGCCACGCCACCGGCTCCACGCACACGCTTCACACCGCCACGCAGACCTCCACGCTGTCCATCCACGGCGCCGGCCCCGCCCTCGGACACTCGCCGCTGTCGCGCCGCCGGGGACGACCGATAGAAAACCCGTACGCCAACGTGGGACATCAGGCTCCGCCCAGCAAACCCCAGAGGAGGAAGTCCCCTCTGTTGAAACAACTTCCTGTTGAGGAGCAGG GTCTTGGCATCAAAGACCACGATCCATCCAAATCTGACGGAGGTGGACTCATGAGCCCGAGCAGAGCGGAGCTGTATCAGCAGCAGGTTCTGTCTGAGCGCGCCCGGGTTCAGGGCCGCCGCTCCTCGCTCTTCCTGTCTGTGGAGGGGTCAGGGTCAGACCACCAGGCTCCGCCCCTCCTGACCCAGAGCCACTCCATGGACGACCTCGGCGAGCTGCCGCCTCCGGCGCCGGTCCTGTCGCCCTCACCGACGCCTCACACCTTCCTGCACCCGCTGACAGGAAAACCTCTAG ATCCATCGTCTCCACTCGCCTTGGCTCTGGCTGCTAGAGAACGAGCGCTCACCGCCCGCACGCCCAGTCCCGAGCCTCGAATCAAACACACCTCAGCCTCCACCACGCCCGTTCCCACCCCAGCTGCCAGTCCAGAGACCAGACACAAGCGCATCCCTTTCACCACCCCGCAGAGCAGCCCcgagccgcgatccaagcgcaCCTCTCCCCAGACCAGCCCAGAGCAGCGCACCAAACACACGACGCCTCAAACGAGCCCTGAGCTGAGGCACAAGCGCATCACGCCGCCGCTGTTCCCCGACGGCCAGGTGGAGCGCCCTGAAACCGAAGGGGGCGTGACCTCACCTGCCGCCCCCTCCCCTGAACGGTGGAGGCCCTCCCCTCTGCCGGCCCTGGCCAACGAGAGCCACGGCGCTCTGATCGACAGACGGAGGAGTCTGACGGTCGGCAGCTCGGAGGAGGAGGGCGGGGCTTACACCGTCACCCTCCCGCCTGCCCTGCTGTCCTCCAGCGACGAGGAGACCAGGGAGGAGCTGCGCAGAATTGGCCTGGTGACTCCTCCCCCCGCCTTCGCCAGCCCgcctcccccccctcctccaccgTCCTCCCTCTCCCTGTTGCCACGGCGAGGAGGCGAGGGAGGAGGCGAGAGCGGCCCTGAGTCCCTCGGGAAACGAGacgaggaggaaggaggagacgAGCGTCTCCACGACAGCTCCTTGTCCCCCAGTTCGCTCCCCCCCTCCATCACCCTGGCCTCCCCTCCCGCTCCAACTTCTCCGTCCTCCCCACCCGCCGCTCATCCCTCCCCCTCCTCCGCCGCCACCTCCCCGTCGGCTCTGAAGCCCCGCCTCCGGTCGCCGATCGGCCGCGGCCGCTCCGCGCTGCGGGACCCGCTGCTGAAGCAGTCGTCGGACAGCGAGCTCCTCCCctccgccgcctcctcctcctccccctcctccccgCTCTGCTCCTCCCCCACCAGCGGCAGCAGCCGGCAGCCGCGCTACCTGTTCCAGAGGAGGTCCAAGCTGTGGGGGGGCGGGGACGACGAGCGGCGCGGCCTGAGCCCAGAGGAGGGCCGCCCGGCGGCGCTGGGAGGTCAGAGCTCCGGGTCGGCGGTGGACCTGACGGCCCGATCGGCGTCCGCCCTGGAGCTGAGCGGCCGCGCCGGGTCGGGACTCGATCTGGCCAACCGCCTCCAGCTGCTCAACAAAGACAGCCACTCTCTGGGGGAGGAGCCGAGTCCCCTGGACCCGGGCAGGAGGTCACCTGTAGGGGGCGCCAG GTTGTTCTCCAGCCTTGGTGAACTGCACACCATCTCCCAGAGGGGATACGGCGCCAGCTACACGGTCCGACCAGGAAGCCGCTACCCGGTCACCCGCCGGAGTCCCTCCCCCTCGCCCTCCCCCTCAGATCGCTCCATGGGGCTGGGTTCCTCCCCCACGGCCAGCTCAGAGCGGCCCGACTTGAGCTCGGGTCGCGGCCTCACCATCCTGAAGTCGTCGAGCCTCAGCCTGCCGTCGGAACCGAAGGAGGTCCGTTT
- the shank3b gene encoding SH3 and multiple ankyrin repeat domains protein 3 isoform X1: MDGGSLERSHMPLSPTADTKHDRPRQQAVTNGNPTGSAVARDDDGEDTPPGNNIVVRIGIPDLQQTKCLRLDPELPVWTSKQRVLVTLTQSLSDVLNYGLFQPAFNGRAGKFLDEERLLKEYPLPPITPIPYLEFRYKRRVYTQSYVDDKQLAKLHTKANLKRFMEHVHQKNAEKVAKWLEKGLDPNFHDSDSGECPLTLAVQLEDSCELIKVLRSGGAHLDFRTRDGITALHRAVLCRNSAALTTLLDLGASPDYKDSRGLTPLYHSAMVGGAPYCCELLLQDHATIGITDENGWQEIHQACRYGNVQHLEHLLFYGANMSSQNASGNTALHLCALYNQDSCARVLLFRGANKDIKNYNNQTAFQVAIIAGNFDLAEIIKIHKTSDVVVPFRETPSYTKRRRAGATRTSAGNGLSSPRSLIRSASDNALESPASSPGPSLQSLETHHDTHTHSLRRHPRRLRYAQVHLHEAASKPASLTGVSPCSPSGGGHVETSPPSSPPPTPQMRKRRLYSAVPGRTFIATRSHVPQGPGEIQLHRGERVKVLAIGEGGFWEGTVKGRTGWFPADCVEEVQMRQYDPRLETREDRTKRLFRHYTVGSYDNYTSYSDYVIEEKTAVLQKRESEGFGFVLRGAKAETPIEEFAPTPAFPALQYLESVDQGGVAWRAGLRTGDFLIEVNGTDVVKVGHRQVVSLIRQGGSRLLMKVVSVSRKSETNLIRKKAPPPPKRAPSTSLTLRSKSMTADLEEIARRRRYEKLDEMLAGGQQEVVLRGRPSDDFRAATVKQRPTSRRITQAEINSLFERQGLVPPSAPEKSTMPLPRGMSRTKSFGAPEDDRISALIHESRFPRSSSLTDSSIPPPPQMAPPPPPSASSTSSLYLHDSGPPPSFLPPPPPARGEGLTRSSFKPGAEPRLQELSDARSHAHAERQRKARSMIILQDTPPPPGLQQDGHATGSTHTLHTATQTSTLSIHGAGPALGHSPLSRRRGRPIENPYANVGHQAPPSKPQRRKSPLLKQLPVEEQGLGIKDHDPSKSDGGGLMSPSRAELYQQQVLSERARVQGRRSSLFLSVEGSGSDHQAPPLLTQSHSMDDLGELPPPAPVLSPSPTPHTFLHPLTGKPLDPSSPLALALAARERALTARTPSPEPRIKHTSASTTPVPTPAASPETRHKRIPFTTPQSSPEPRSKRTSPQTSPEQRTKHTTPQTSPELRHKRITPPLFPDGQVERPETEGGVTSPAAPSPERWRPSPLPALANESHGALIDRRRSLTVGSSEEEGGAYTVTLPPALLSSSDEETREELRRIGLVTPPPAFASPPPPPPPPSSLSLLPRRGGEGGGESGPESLGKRDEEEGGDERLHDSSLSPSSLPPSITLASPPAPTSPSSPPAAHPSPSSAATSPSALKPRLRSPIGRGRSALRDPLLKQSSDSELLPSAASSSSPSSPLCSSPTSGSSRQPRYLFQRRSKLWGGGDDERRGLSPEEGRPAALGGQSSGSAVDLTARSASALELSGRAGSGLDLANRLQLLNKDSHSLGEEPSPLDPGRRSPVGGARLFSSLGELHTISQRGYGASYTVRPGSRYPVTRRSPSPSPSPSDRSMGLGSSPTASSERPDLSSGRGLTILKSSSLSLPSEPKEVRFVMRSASARTRSRSPSPSPHASPCPSPVLSGPLLALRPWRQRPLNLWNKYDVGDWLESMGLAEHRQRFQEHEIEGSHLPALTKEDYVELGVTRLGHRINIERALRQLLDSST; the protein is encoded by the exons CCACATGCCTCTGAGTCCGACCGCTGACACCAAACATGATCGCCCGCGGCAACAGGCGGTTACTAACGGCAACCCAACAGGCTCTGCTGTCGCCAGGGACGACGACGGGGAAGACACGCCCCCTGGAAACAACATCGTGGTCCGAATCGGGATCCCGGACCTGCAGCAGACG AAGTGTTTGCGGCTGGACCCAGAGTTACCAGTTTGGACCAGTAAGCAGAGGGTTCTGGTGACGTTGACTCAGTCTCTGTCGGATGTTTTGAACTATGGTCTCTTCCAGCCGGCGTTCAACGGCCGAGCCGGAAAGTTTCTGGACGAGGAGCGCCTGCTGAAGGAGTATCCTCTTCCCCCCATCACGCCCATCCCGTACCTGGAG TTTCGCTATAAGAGGAGAGTTTACACACAAAGCTACGTAGACGACAAGCAGCTGGCCAAGCTGCACACAAAG GCAAACCTGAAGCGATTCATGGAACATGTTCACCAGAAGAACGCAGAGAAAGTGGCCAAATGGCTGGAGAAAGGTCTGGACCCCAACTTCCACGACTCAGACAGCGGAG AGTGTCCTCTGACTCTGGCCGTCCAGCTGGAGGACAGCTGCGAGCTCATCAAGGTGCTGCGCAGCGGAGGAGCTCACCTGGACTTCAGGACCAGAGACGGCATCACGGCTCTGCACCGGGCCGTCCTCTGCAGGAACAGCGCCGCCCTCACG ACCCTGCTGGACCTGGGAGCGTCTCCGGACTACAAGGACAGCAGAGGCCTGACCCCGCTCTACCACTCTGCCATGGTGGGCGGCGCCCCCTACTGCTgcgagctgctgctgcaggaccacGCCACCATCG GGATCACTGACGAGAACGGCTGGCAGGAAATCCACCag GCGTGCCGCTACGGTAACGTGCAGCACTTGGAGCACCTGCTGTTCTACGGCGCCAACATGAGCTCCCAGAATGCCTCAGGAAACACTGCACTACACCTGTGTGCCCTGTACAACCAG GACAGCTGCGCCCGAGTTCTGCTGTTCAGAGGAGCCAATAAGGACATAAAGAACTACAACAACCAGACGGCCTTTCAG GTGGCGATCATCGCCGGGAACTTTGATCTGGCAGAAATCATCAAGATCCACAAAACGTCTGACGTTG TAGTTCCCTTCAGAGAAACCCCCTCCTATACCAAGCGCCGCCGGGCCGGCGCCACCAGAACATCAGCCGGCAACGGCCTCTCGTCTCCCCGCTCTCTGATTCGCTCAGCTAGCGACAACGCCCTGGAAAGCCCCGCCTCCTCCCCTGGCCCCTCCCTCCAGAGCCTAGAGACGCACCACGACACGCACACGCACTCACTGAGACGCCACCCGCGCCGCCTCAGGTACGCTCAGGTTCACCTGCACGAAGCTGCCAGTAAACCCGCGTCTCTTACTGGTGTGTCGCCCTGCAGCCCGAGTGGGGGAGGTCATGTGGAGACCAGCCCTCCCTCCTCACCTCCCCCCACTCCacagatgaggaagaggaggcttTACAGTGCGGTGCCGGGACGCACCTTCATAGCCACCCGGTCACACGTCCCCCAGGGGCCCGGGGAAATCCAGCTGCACCGGGGAGAGAGAGTGAAAG TGCTCGCCATCGGTGAAGGAGGCTTCTGGGAGGGAACCGTTAAAGGCAGAACCGGCTGGTTTCCTGCCGACTGCGTGGAAGAAGTCCAGATGAGACAGTACGACCCCCGACTGG AGACGAGAGAGGATCGGACCAAGAGGCTCTTCAGACACTACACCGTGGGCTCCTACGACAACTACACCTCCTACAG CGACTACGTGATCGAGGAGAAAACAGCCGTGCTCCAGAAGAGAGAAAGCGAAGGATTCGGCTTCGTTCTCCGAGGAGCTAAAG CTGAGACGCCCATCGAGGAGTTCGCTCCCACGCCAGCGTTTCCTGCTCTGCAGTACCTGGAGTCGGTGGATCAGGGGGGCGTGGCCTGGAGGGCGGGGCTAAGGACCGGAGATTTCCTCATAGAG GTGAACGGCACCGACGTGGTGAAGGTGGGTCACCGGCAGGTCGTGTCTCTCATCCGTCAGGGCGGAAGTCGGCTGCTGATGAAAGTCGTCTCGGTTTCCAGAAAATCGGAAACCAACCTGATCAGGAAGAAAG CCCCGCCTCCTCCGAAGCGAGCGCCCAGCACCTCGCTGACCCTCCGGTCCAAGTCCATGACGGCCGACCTGGAGGAGATAG CCAGGAGGAGACGTTACG AGAAACTGGATGAGATGCTGGCCGGAGGTCAACAGGAAGTGGTGCTGAGGGGCCGCCCGTCAGACGACTTCAGAGCGGCGACGGTCAAACAGCGGCCGACCAGCCGCCGCATCACACAGGCCGAGATCAAC TCTCTGTTTGAGCGCCAGGGTCTGGTTCCCCCCTCCGCTCCAGAGAAGAGCACCATGCCTTTACCCAGAGGGATGTCCAGAACCAAGAGCTTCG GAGCGCCAGAGGATGACAGAATCTCGGCTCTGATCCATGAGAGCCGTTTTCCACGGAGCTCCTCTCTGACGGACAGCTCCATCCCGCCTCCTCCTCAGATGGCTCCGCCCCCACCTCCTTctgcctcctccacctcctcgcTTTACCTCCATGACTCCGGCCCACCTCcatccttcctccctcctccgCCCCCGGCTCGAGGGGAGGGGCTAACCCGCTCCAGCTTCAAGCCGGGGGCGGAGCCGCGGCTGCAGGAGCTCTCGGACGCCAGGAGCCACGCCCACGCCGAGCGGCAGAGGAAGGCGAGGTCCATGATCATCCTGCAGGACACCCCCCCACCGCCGGGGCTTCAGCAGGACGGCCACGCCACCGGCTCCACGCACACGCTTCACACCGCCACGCAGACCTCCACGCTGTCCATCCACGGCGCCGGCCCCGCCCTCGGACACTCGCCGCTGTCGCGCCGCCGGGGACGACCGATAGAAAACCCGTACGCCAACGTGGGACATCAGGCTCCGCCCAGCAAACCCCAGAGGAGGAAGTCCCCTCTGTTGAAACAACTTCCTGTTGAGGAGCAGG GTCTTGGCATCAAAGACCACGATCCATCCAAATCTGACGGAGGTGGACTCATGAGCCCGAGCAGAGCGGAGCTGTATCAGCAGCAGGTTCTGTCTGAGCGCGCCCGGGTTCAGGGCCGCCGCTCCTCGCTCTTCCTGTCTGTGGAGGGGTCAGGGTCAGACCACCAGGCTCCGCCCCTCCTGACCCAGAGCCACTCCATGGACGACCTCGGCGAGCTGCCGCCTCCGGCGCCGGTCCTGTCGCCCTCACCGACGCCTCACACCTTCCTGCACCCGCTGACAGGAAAACCTCTAG ATCCATCGTCTCCACTCGCCTTGGCTCTGGCTGCTAGAGAACGAGCGCTCACCGCCCGCACGCCCAGTCCCGAGCCTCGAATCAAACACACCTCAGCCTCCACCACGCCCGTTCCCACCCCAGCTGCCAGTCCAGAGACCAGACACAAGCGCATCCCTTTCACCACCCCGCAGAGCAGCCCcgagccgcgatccaagcgcaCCTCTCCCCAGACCAGCCCAGAGCAGCGCACCAAACACACGACGCCTCAAACGAGCCCTGAGCTGAGGCACAAGCGCATCACGCCGCCGCTGTTCCCCGACGGCCAGGTGGAGCGCCCTGAAACCGAAGGGGGCGTGACCTCACCTGCCGCCCCCTCCCCTGAACGGTGGAGGCCCTCCCCTCTGCCGGCCCTGGCCAACGAGAGCCACGGCGCTCTGATCGACAGACGGAGGAGTCTGACGGTCGGCAGCTCGGAGGAGGAGGGCGGGGCTTACACCGTCACCCTCCCGCCTGCCCTGCTGTCCTCCAGCGACGAGGAGACCAGGGAGGAGCTGCGCAGAATTGGCCTGGTGACTCCTCCCCCCGCCTTCGCCAGCCCgcctcccccccctcctccaccgTCCTCCCTCTCCCTGTTGCCACGGCGAGGAGGCGAGGGAGGAGGCGAGAGCGGCCCTGAGTCCCTCGGGAAACGAGacgaggaggaaggaggagacgAGCGTCTCCACGACAGCTCCTTGTCCCCCAGTTCGCTCCCCCCCTCCATCACCCTGGCCTCCCCTCCCGCTCCAACTTCTCCGTCCTCCCCACCCGCCGCTCATCCCTCCCCCTCCTCCGCCGCCACCTCCCCGTCGGCTCTGAAGCCCCGCCTCCGGTCGCCGATCGGCCGCGGCCGCTCCGCGCTGCGGGACCCGCTGCTGAAGCAGTCGTCGGACAGCGAGCTCCTCCCctccgccgcctcctcctcctccccctcctccccgCTCTGCTCCTCCCCCACCAGCGGCAGCAGCCGGCAGCCGCGCTACCTGTTCCAGAGGAGGTCCAAGCTGTGGGGGGGCGGGGACGACGAGCGGCGCGGCCTGAGCCCAGAGGAGGGCCGCCCGGCGGCGCTGGGAGGTCAGAGCTCCGGGTCGGCGGTGGACCTGACGGCCCGATCGGCGTCCGCCCTGGAGCTGAGCGGCCGCGCCGGGTCGGGACTCGATCTGGCCAACCGCCTCCAGCTGCTCAACAAAGACAGCCACTCTCTGGGGGAGGAGCCGAGTCCCCTGGACCCGGGCAGGAGGTCACCTGTAGGGGGCGCCAG GTTGTTCTCCAGCCTTGGTGAACTGCACACCATCTCCCAGAGGGGATACGGCGCCAGCTACACGGTCCGACCAGGAAGCCGCTACCCGGTCACCCGCCGGAGTCCCTCCCCCTCGCCCTCCCCCTCAGATCGCTCCATGGGGCTGGGTTCCTCCCCCACGGCCAGCTCAGAGCGGCCCGACTTGAGCTCGGGTCGCGGCCTCACCATCCTGAAGTCGTCGAGCCTCAGCCTGCCGTCGGAACCGAAGGAGGTCCGTTT